One Saccharomyces eubayanus strain FM1318 chromosome VIII, whole genome shotgun sequence genomic window carries:
- the CIN5 gene encoding Cin5p has translation MFIQRKMNNHPLNFQPILISHPMTRDSTTQKNMTGKDFTPTHAEFVKEENKPDLHSIPVGSPNVILPQIQLPKIATLEEPAFESRTGSITDQSARRNSVNVGTLCDDAPNFSGPHVPRPVAVQNLIPPSLPRLNAYQFRPQLIDGNSNFQFNPNHYTPASVPPHTSYEPSYTTASTFANLPAASYFPSNSTPTTRKNSTTMNSLTEEARRVSVSLSEPVYNEGEKYNLDGQLIGKTGKPLRNTKRAAQNRSAQKAFRHRREKYIKNLEEKSKIFDGLVKENDELKKIIDLLKAKLNEEKQG, from the coding sequence atgtttatacaaagaaaaatgaacaaCCATCCTTTGAATTTCCAACCAATATTAATTTCTCATCCGATGACTAGAGATAGCACAacgcaaaaaaatatgacGGGTAAAGATTTCACCCCAACTCATGCAGAATTtgtcaaagaagagaacaaGCCTGATTTGCATTCTATTCCGGTGGGCTCGCCGAACGTTATTCTACCACAAATTCAGCTCCCAAAGATTGCAACACTCGAAGAGCCAGCATTTGAAAGCAGAACAGGCTCGATAACGGATCAGTCTGCCAGGAGAAATTCGGTCAACGTAGGGACCTTGTGTGACGATGCTCCGAACTTTTCTGGCCCACATGTCCCAAGGCCGGTGGCCGTCCAAAATCTAATTCCTCCATCTTTACCAAGATTGAACGCGTATCAATTTAGGCCCCAACTCATAGATGGTAATTCAAACTTCCAATTCAACCCTAACCACTATACTCCCGCATCTGTCCCACCTCATACATCATACGAACCCTCCTACACTACAGCATCTACGTTCGCCAACTTACCTGCGGCTTCttattttccttcaaacagcacaccaacaacaagaaaaaatagcaCTACTATGAACTCTCTTACTGAAGAAGCACGTCGTGTCTCTGTTTCTCTTTCTGAACCGGTATACAACGAAGGTGAAAAATATAATCTTGATGGTCAATTAATTGGTAAGACAGGTAAGCCGCtaagaaatacaaagaGAGCCGCGCAAAACAGAAGTGCCCAAAAGGCATTCAGACATCGTCGTGAAAAATACATCAAGaatcttgaagaaaaatctaaaaTATTTGACGGCCtggtgaaagaaaatgacgaactgaaaaaaattattgatttactaaaagcaaaattaaatgaagaaaaacaaggaTGA
- the DFG16 gene encoding Dfg16p, producing MNISLLFYYFIILIYNLGLTDARGKQARERPPPLQLNPAPPRYRDADGRPPPFDHGPYSYGKLINHFPAYNLTDLINDRILNKYGNSCRANVLTGGFVSSGNNSSHSKLFNHTLNYPTFLIRCDNGSNNSNFSHILQDFVHDINHNVRIQDDSTEYIGKDPFHLGMMMVTFACGCICVATWMLFLVVLLLPSDNHNRRKKLVHIYVLFFAVVRTVFLNNTIAVIFNKQYHDDYQDSSQFESSILEANPYKICGLICNILSNINWIYIVHYLQCTYGKPTWNWVPFKMKRGTRVIIIVGTLLSFIDNLLFGLLLWNKRPVVLRAFFKGMELLMYTIFISVICYFTWHNFAYVLLPKTAEISGDSKYKTKLRILWENYHETIPLLTYNILIFVLFYFTTIFFAAFTFHLRKWTFSFVQFLKVLITVNVWGLIGVLEKRELHISKKTVLGRKINNKDKFFANPTVNYYEDDLGKRISSMTLDRDLNTTQSKDTSHGSSSLVVSPSPTWKSPIERIKDRRKRHKIMKSKNKFEQKHGTGSKPSFSAATKATLSKYRKLLGKSERKTDSYEPKLELGSNKERTRAKTRSAAHSRGSTHHATCLSDDESVETELRTNHIYNYESSD from the coding sequence ATGAACATAAGTTTGCTTTTCTACTACTTCATCATTTTGATCTACAATCTAGGACTGACAGATGCACGGGGAAAACAAGCAAGAGAAAGACCCCCACCTTTACAGCTAAACCCAGCCCCACCGAGATATAGAGATGCAGATGGAAGACCACCACCGTTTGATCATGGGCCATACTCTTACGGAAAACTCATTAACCATTTTCCGGCGTACAATCTTACTGATTTGATAAATGACAGAATACTGAATAAATACGGTAATTCGTGCAGGGCAAATGTCTTGACAGGTGGGTTTGTTTCATCAGGAAATAATTCGTCACATTCGAAACTTTTCAACCACACTTTAAATTATCCTACTTTTTTAATCCGTTGTGATAATGGCAGTAACAATTCTAATTTCTCGCACATCCTACAAGACTTCGTCCACGATATCAACCACAATGTACGTATCCAGGATGACAGTACCGAATATATCGGGAAGGATCCATTTCACCTGGGAATGATGATGGTTACTTTTGCTTGTGGGTGCATATGCGTCGCAACTTGGATgctttttttggttgtgTTACTACTCCCATCTGATAACCATAatagaaggaaaaaacttGTGCATATTTACGTGCTCTTTTTTGCGGTTGTAAGAACGGTATTCCTTAATAACACTATAGCCGTAATCTTCAACAAGCAGTATCACGACGACTATCAGGATTCTAGCCAGTTTGAGTCATCTATTTTAGAGGCTAATCCCTATAAAATATGCGGATTAATCTGCAATATTTTGAGTAATATAAACTGGATTTATATTGTTCATTACTTACAGTGTACTTATGGGAAGCCCACTTGGAATTGGGTCCCATTTAAAATGAAAAGGGGAACTCGGGTCATTATCATTGTGGGTACCCTCCTTTCATTCATTGACAATCTTTTGTTCGGGTTGCTTCTTTGGAATAAGAGGCCTGTTGTCTTGAGGGCTTTTTTCAAGGGAATGGAACTCTTGATGTACacaatttttatttcagtTATCTGTTATTTCACATGGCACAATTTTGCTTACGTACTTTTACCAAAAACTGCCGAAATTAGTGGGGATAGCAAATACAAAACGAAACTTCGAATACTTTGGGAGAACTACCACGAAACGATTCCGTTGCTGACGTACAATATCTTGATCtttgtattattttattttaccactatttttttcgctgCCTTCACTTTTCACCTTAGAAAATGGACTTTTAGctttgttcaatttttgaaagttttgaTAACGGTGAACGTTTGGGGTTTAATTGGGGTGTTGGAGAAGAGGGAGCTGCATATAAGCAAAAAAACTGTACTCGGACGGAAAATTAACAACAAAGATAAGTTTTTTGCTAATCCAACGGTCAATTATTACGAGGACGACTTAGGCAAGCGCATAAGTTCCATGACATTAGACCGGGACCTAAACACTACCCAAAGCAAAGATACCTCACACGGTTCATCGAGCTTAGTGGTTTCCCCCTCGCCCACTTGGAAATCACCAATCGAAAGAATAAAGgacagaagaaaaagacacaagataatgaaatccaaaaacaaattcGAACAAAAGCACGGTACAGGAAGTAAACCCAGTTTCAGTGCTGCCACAAAAGCAACGCTCTCTAAATACCGAAAGCTGTTGGGAAAGTCTGAGCGAAAAACTGATTCGTATGAGCCCAAACTTGAGCTCGGGTCAAACAAGGAGCGCACGAGAGCTAAGACGAGAAGTGCTGCCCATTCTAGAGGTTCAACTCACCATGCTACGTGCCTtagtgatgatgaaagtGTGGAGACAGAACTTCGAACGAACCACATTTACAATTACGAAAGCAGTGATTAA
- a CDS encoding CRS5-like protein: MAEKKCACECECCKDSCKCGTTCVPNCSGGEKCKCGHKSESTQCNSCGKSCKCGATCSCEKSKCTCDE; the protein is encoded by the coding sequence ATGGCTGAAAAGAAGTGCGCCTGTGAATGCGAATGCTGCAAAGACTCTTGCAAATGCGGAACCACCTGTGTTCCAAACTGCTCTGGTGGTGAAAAGTGTAAGTGCGGCCACAAGTCTGAAAGTACCCAATGTAACAGTTGCGGTAAAAGTTGCAAATGCGGTGCCACCTGCAGTTGTGAAAAGAGTAAATGCACCTGTGACGAATAG
- the HMS1 gene encoding Hms1p, which produces MPNFQNSFSGPLDADTVMDDLSDKVAVKVFDCRTAQDCNEEQAVNVTTNQMYLMFQSNNYNVPPQNYNANSLGPQVPITQAYYAPFQAPIHVQHSMPPAYKNNSYPISGQYDSSFPSTSSHGSVMDTNYYTDTLTSIPTTATDSTTMTTENGNAIDSEEYIDSMEAFSNDDNENIDSVEEAALKSDQNSNLLPAASIVKKEQFSGFESLLPLSRTDSSLVTAEELKASLCLENIEENNTDNNDNGEVDGDDLAFKLKNSPVRRHFHVTPKRITRVRTGRVSHNIIEKKYRSNINDKIEQLRKAVPTLRVAYKKCNDLPITSRDMIDLDGLEPATKLNKASILTKSIEYICHLERKCLQLSLANQHLSNDTSEPFVQLSEPPHPVNNNSGNEQRQRQNQNWQRQRPQQPLHNIQYNGPHQNGLVSGNTNSSNDLNFNNAEDF; this is translated from the coding sequence ATgccaaattttcaaaattctttttctggCCCTTTGGACGCAGATACTGTAATGGACGACCTGAGTGATAAAGTCGCCGTTAAGGTTTTCGATTGTAGAACTGCCCAGGACTGTAACGAAGAGCAGGCTGTAAACGTGACTACAAACCAAATGTATTTGATGTTCCAAAGTAATAACTACAATGTACCGCCACAAAATTATAACGCTAATTCCCTGGGCCCTCAAGTGCCCATAACACAGGCTTACTATGCGCCGTTCCAAGCGCCTATTCATGTTCAACATTCTATGCCTCCAGCATATAAAAACAATTCGTACCCTATAAGTGGCCAGTATGACTCGTCGTTCCCTAGTACCTCGAGCCATGGCTCAGTAATGGATACCAACTATTATACTGATACTTTGACTTCCATACCCACAACAGCGACCGACAGTACCACGATGACGACAGAAAACGGCAATGCTATTGATAGCGAAGAGTACATCGATAGTATGGAAGCCTTTAGTAACGATGATAACGAGAACATCGATAGTGTAGAGGAAGCCGCATTGAAGTCTGATCAAAACTCGAATCTTCTTCCAGCAGCCTCAATTgtgaagaaagaacaatTCTCTGGTTTCGAGAGTCTACTTCCTTTGTCAAGAACGGACTCGTCGCTAGTCACCGCTGAAGAACTCAAAGCATCTTTATGCCTGGAAAacattgaagaaaataacacTGATAACAACGATAACGGAGAAGTCGACGGTGACGACCTAGCTTTTAAGCTCAAAAATTCTCCGGTCAGGAGACATTTCCATGTAACACccaaaagaataacaaGGGTGAGAACTGGTAGGGTTTCGCAcaatattattgaaaagaaatatcgTTCCAAtatcaatgataaaattgaGCAATTAAGGAAAGCAGTTCCAACATTGCGAGTAGCGTACAAAAAATGTAATGATCTTCCCATTACATCGAGAGACATGATAGACTTGGATGGCCTAGAACCAGCTACAAAACTGAACAAGGCGTCCATTTTAACGAAATCTATAGAGTATATTTGtcatttggaaagaaaatgccTACAATTGAGTTTGGCTAATCAGCATTTATCAAATGACACAAGCGAGCCATTTGTTCAACTTTCCGAACCACCCCATCCcgttaataataatagtggTAATGAACAAAGACAAAggcaaaatcaaaactGGCAAAGGCAGCGACCACAACAACCTTTACATAACATCCAATATAACGGTCCACATCAAAATGGGCTCGTGAGTGGCAATACCAACAGTTCAAATGATCTGAACTTTAACAACGCAGAAgatttttag